The Arachis hypogaea cultivar Tifrunner chromosome 14, arahy.Tifrunner.gnm2.J5K5, whole genome shotgun sequence genome has a segment encoding these proteins:
- the LOC112743513 gene encoding hexose carrier protein HEX6-like isoform X2: MILEFQMKEDTHISNYCKFDSQLLTTFTSSLYIAGLISTFFASSVTRAFGRRSSILVGGAAFLMGAALGGASLNIYMLIIGRVLLGVGVGFANQSVPLYLSEMAPPRYRGAFNNGFQLCVGIGVLSANLINYGTEKIKGGWGWRISLAMAAVPASMLTIGAIFMPETPNSIMQHSNDHEKAKQMLRKIRGTLNVETELQDLIEASNVSNSIKHPFKNILEAKYRPQLVMAVAIPFFQQFTGINVISFYAPILFLTIGLGESASLLSAVVTGLVGTTSTFISMLLVDKVGRRTLFIVGGIQMFFSQVIIGSIMAAELGDHGEITKEYAYLVLLLICIYVAGFGWSWGPLGWLVPSEIFPLEIRSAAQSINVAVNFLFTFIVAQTFLSMLCHFKAGTFFFFGGWVVLMTAFVYFLLPETKNVPIEQMEKVWREHFFWKRIVGNKSSSGTLI, encoded by the exons ATGATATTGGAATTTCAG ATGAAAGAAGACACCCACATCAGCAACTACTGCAAATTTGATAGCCAGCTTCTTACAACATTCACCTCATCACTCTACATTGCTGGTCTCATATCAACCTTCTTTGCCTCATCGGTCACCAGAGCCTTTGGTAGAAGATCATCAATTCTTGTAGGTGGTGCTGCATTCCTCATGGGTGCTGCTCTTGGTGGTGCTTCCCTCAACATTTACATGCTAATCATTGGTCGAGTTCTTCTCGGAGTTGGAGTTGGCTTTGCAAATCAG TCAGTCCCATTATATCTCTCTGAAATGGCACCACCAAGATACAGAGGAGCATTCAACAATGGCTTCCAACTATGTGTCGGAATCGGTGTTCTCTCAGCCAATCTGATCAACTACGGCACAGAAAAGATCAAAGGCGGTTGGGGCTGGCGAATCTCTCTAGCGATGGCGGCAGTTCCAGCTTCAATGCTCACTATTGGGGCTATTTTCATGCCAGAAACACCCAACAGCATAATGCAGCATAGCAATGACCATGAAAAAGCTAAACAAATGCTGCGAAAAATCCGAGGCACCTTGAACGTCGAAACAGAACTCCAAGACCTCATCGAAGCAAGCAACGTTTCGAATTCCATCAAGCATCCATTCAAGAACATACTAGAAGCAAAGTATAGGCCTCAGCTAGTTATGGCAGTTGCCATACCCTTCTTCCAACAATTCACAGGAATCAATGTCATTTCGTTCTATGCTCCAATCTTGTTTCTGACTATTGGATTGGGCGAAAGCGCTTCACTCTTGTCCGCGGTGGTGACGGGGCTAGTAGGCACCACTTCAACCTTCATATCAATGCTGTTGGTTGACAAGGTGGGAAGAAGGACATTGTTCATAGTTGGAGGAATCCAAATGTTCTTCTCACAAGTAATAATTGGAAGCATTATGGCGGCCGAGCTCGGCGACCATGGCGAAATAACAAAGGAATATGCTTATCTAGTTCTGCTTTTGATATGCATATATGTTGCCGGGTTTGGCTGGTCATGGGGTCCGCTGGGATGGTTGGTTCCCAGCGAGATTTTCCCGCTCGAAATTCGCTCGGCGGCGCAGAGTATCAATGTTGCGGTTAACTTTCTGTTCACGTTTATCGTTGCTCAAACTTTTCTGAGTATGTTGTGCCATTTCAAGGCTGgaactttcttcttctttggcgGTTGGGTGGTTCTGATGACTGCTTTTGTGTATTTCTTGTTACCTGAGACAAAGAATGTGCCAATTGAGCAAATGGAGAAAGTTTGGAGGGAACATTTCTTTTGGAAGAGGATTGTCGGAAACAAGAGTAGTAGTGGTACCTTGATATAA
- the LOC112743513 gene encoding hexose carrier protein HEX6-like isoform X1, which yields MAVGILTAASSGREYGGRITSFVIMSCMVAATGGIIFGYDIGISGGVTSMASFLEKFFPHVYTKMKEDTHISNYCKFDSQLLTTFTSSLYIAGLISTFFASSVTRAFGRRSSILVGGAAFLMGAALGGASLNIYMLIIGRVLLGVGVGFANQSVPLYLSEMAPPRYRGAFNNGFQLCVGIGVLSANLINYGTEKIKGGWGWRISLAMAAVPASMLTIGAIFMPETPNSIMQHSNDHEKAKQMLRKIRGTLNVETELQDLIEASNVSNSIKHPFKNILEAKYRPQLVMAVAIPFFQQFTGINVISFYAPILFLTIGLGESASLLSAVVTGLVGTTSTFISMLLVDKVGRRTLFIVGGIQMFFSQVIIGSIMAAELGDHGEITKEYAYLVLLLICIYVAGFGWSWGPLGWLVPSEIFPLEIRSAAQSINVAVNFLFTFIVAQTFLSMLCHFKAGTFFFFGGWVVLMTAFVYFLLPETKNVPIEQMEKVWREHFFWKRIVGNKSSSGTLI from the exons ATGGCGGTGGGGATACTGACAGCGGCGAGCAGTGGAAGAGAATACGGCGGCAGGATTACTTCTTTTGTGATTATGTCTTGTATGGTGGCTGCCACTGGAGGCATTATCTTCGGTTATGATATTGGAATTTCAG GAGGGGTAACATCAATGGCATCATTCTTGGAGAAATTCTTCCCACATGTATACACGAAGATGAAAGAAGACACCCACATCAGCAACTACTGCAAATTTGATAGCCAGCTTCTTACAACATTCACCTCATCACTCTACATTGCTGGTCTCATATCAACCTTCTTTGCCTCATCGGTCACCAGAGCCTTTGGTAGAAGATCATCAATTCTTGTAGGTGGTGCTGCATTCCTCATGGGTGCTGCTCTTGGTGGTGCTTCCCTCAACATTTACATGCTAATCATTGGTCGAGTTCTTCTCGGAGTTGGAGTTGGCTTTGCAAATCAG TCAGTCCCATTATATCTCTCTGAAATGGCACCACCAAGATACAGAGGAGCATTCAACAATGGCTTCCAACTATGTGTCGGAATCGGTGTTCTCTCAGCCAATCTGATCAACTACGGCACAGAAAAGATCAAAGGCGGTTGGGGCTGGCGAATCTCTCTAGCGATGGCGGCAGTTCCAGCTTCAATGCTCACTATTGGGGCTATTTTCATGCCAGAAACACCCAACAGCATAATGCAGCATAGCAATGACCATGAAAAAGCTAAACAAATGCTGCGAAAAATCCGAGGCACCTTGAACGTCGAAACAGAACTCCAAGACCTCATCGAAGCAAGCAACGTTTCGAATTCCATCAAGCATCCATTCAAGAACATACTAGAAGCAAAGTATAGGCCTCAGCTAGTTATGGCAGTTGCCATACCCTTCTTCCAACAATTCACAGGAATCAATGTCATTTCGTTCTATGCTCCAATCTTGTTTCTGACTATTGGATTGGGCGAAAGCGCTTCACTCTTGTCCGCGGTGGTGACGGGGCTAGTAGGCACCACTTCAACCTTCATATCAATGCTGTTGGTTGACAAGGTGGGAAGAAGGACATTGTTCATAGTTGGAGGAATCCAAATGTTCTTCTCACAAGTAATAATTGGAAGCATTATGGCGGCCGAGCTCGGCGACCATGGCGAAATAACAAAGGAATATGCTTATCTAGTTCTGCTTTTGATATGCATATATGTTGCCGGGTTTGGCTGGTCATGGGGTCCGCTGGGATGGTTGGTTCCCAGCGAGATTTTCCCGCTCGAAATTCGCTCGGCGGCGCAGAGTATCAATGTTGCGGTTAACTTTCTGTTCACGTTTATCGTTGCTCAAACTTTTCTGAGTATGTTGTGCCATTTCAAGGCTGgaactttcttcttctttggcgGTTGGGTGGTTCTGATGACTGCTTTTGTGTATTTCTTGTTACCTGAGACAAAGAATGTGCCAATTGAGCAAATGGAGAAAGTTTGGAGGGAACATTTCTTTTGGAAGAGGATTGTCGGAAACAAGAGTAGTAGTGGTACCTTGATATAA